The window NNNNNNNNNNNNNNNNNNNNNNNNNNNNNNNNNNNNNNNNNNNNNNNNNNNNNNNNNNNNNNNNNNNNNNNNNNNNNNNNNNNNNNNNNNNNNNNNNNNNNNNNNNNNNNNNNNNNNNNNNNNNNNNNNNNNNNNNNNNNNNNNNNNNNNNNNNNNNNNNNNNNNNNNNNNNNNNNNNNNNNNNNNNNNNNNNNNNNNNNNNNNNNNNNNNNNNNNNNNNNNNNNNNNNNNNNNNNNNNNNNNNNNNNNNNNNNNNNNNNNNNNNNNNNNNNNNNNNNNNNNNNNNNNNNNNNNNNNNNNNNNNNNNNNNNNNNNNNNNNNNNNNNNNNNNNNNNNNNNNNNNNNNNNNNNNNNNNNNNNNNNNNNNNNNNNNNNNNNNNNNNNNNNNNNNNNNNNNNNNNNNNNNNNNNNNNNNNNNNNNNNNNNNNNNNNNNNNNNNNNNNNNNNNNNNNNNNNNNNNNNNNNNNNNNNNNNNNNNNNNNNNNNNNNNNNNNNNNNNNNNNNNNNNNNNNNNNNNNNNNNNNNNNNNNNNNNNNNNNNNNNNNNNNNNNNNNNNNNNNNNNNNNNNNNNNNNNNNNNNNNNNNNNNNNNNNNNNNNNNNNNNNNNNNNNNNNNNNNNNNNNNNNNNNNNNNNNNNNNNNNNNNNNNNNNNNNNNNNNNNNNNNNNNNNNNNNNNNNNNNNNNNNNNNNNNNNNNNNNNNNNNNNNNNNNNNNNNNNNNNNNNNNNNNNNNNNNNNNNNNNNNNNNNNNNNNNNNNNNNNNNNNNNNNNNNNNNNNNNNNNNNNNNNNNNNNNNNNNNNNNNNNNNNNNNNNNNNNNNNNNNNNNNNNNNNNNNNNNNNNNNNNNNNNNNNNNNNNNNNNNNNNNNNNNNNNNNNNNNNNNNNNNNNNNNNNNNNNNNNNNNNNNNNNNNNNNNNNNNNNNNNNNNNNNNNNNNNNNNNNNNNNNNNNNNNNNNNNNNNNNNNNNNNNNNNNNNNNNNNNNNNNNNNNNNNNNNNNNNNNNNNNNNNNNNNNNNNNNNNNNNNNNNNNNNNNNNNNNNNNNNNNNNNNNNNNNNNNNNNNNNNNNNNNNNNNNNNNNNNNNNNNNNNNNNNNNNNNNNNNNNNNNNNNNNNNNNNNNNNNNNNNNNNNNNNNNNNNNNNNNNNNNNNNNNNNNNNNNNNNNNNNNNNNNNNNNNNNNNNNNNNNNNNNNNNNNNNNNNNNNNNNNNNNNNNNNNNNNNNNNNNNNNNNNNNNNNNNNNNNNNNNNNNNNNNNNNNNNNNNNNNNNNNNNNNNNNNNNNNNNNNNNNNNNNNNNNNNNNNNNNNNNNNNNNNNNNNNNNNNNNNNNNNNNNNNNNNNNNNNNNNNNNNNNNNNNNNNNNNNNNNNNNNNNNNNNNNNNNNNNNNNNNNNNNNNNNNNNNNNNNNNNNNNNNNNNNNNNNNNNNNNNNNNNNNNNNNNNNNNNNNNNNNNNNNNNNNNNNNNNNNNNNNNNNNNNNNNNNNNNNNNNNNNNNNNNNNNNNNNNNNNNNNNNNNNNNNNNNNNNNNNNNNNNNNNNNNNNNNNNNNNNNNNNNNNNNNNNNNNNNNNNNNNNNNNNNNNNNNNNNNNNNNNNNNNNNNNNNNNNNNNNNNNNNNNNNNNNNNNNNNNNNNNNNNNNNNNNNNNNNNNNNNNNNNNNNNNNNNNNNNNNNNNNNNNNNNNNNNNNNNNNNNNNNNNNNNNNNNNNNNNNNNNNNNNNNNNNNNNNNNNNNNNNNNNNNNNNNNNNNNNNNNNNNNNNNNNNNNNNNNNNNNNNNNNNNNNNNNNNNNNNNNNNNNNNNNNNNNNNNNNNNNNNNNNNNNNNNNNNNNNNNNNNNNNNNNNNNNNNNNNNNNNNNNNNNNNNNNNNNNNNNNNNNNNNNNNNNNNNNNNNNNNNNNNNNNNNNNNNNNNNNNNNNNNNNNNNNNNNNNNNNNNNNNNNNNNNNNNNNNNNNNNNNNNNNNNNNNNNNNNNNNNNNNNNNNNNNNNNNNNNNNNNNNNNNNNNNNNNNNNNNNNNNNNNNNNNNNNNNNNNNNNNNNNNNNNNNNNNNNNNNNNNNNNNNNNNNNNNNNNNNNNNNNNNNNNNNNNNNNNNNNNNNNNNNNNNNNNNNNNNNNNNNNNNNNNNNNNNNNNNNNNNNNNNNNNNNNNNNNNNNNNNNNNNNNNNNNNNNNNNNNNNNNNNNNNNNNNNNNNNNNNNNNNNNNNNNNNNNNNNNNNNNNNNNNNNNNNNNNNNNNNNNNNNNNNNNNNNNNNNNNNNNNNNNNNNNNNNNNNNNNNNNNNNNNNNNNNNNNNNNNNNNNNNNNNNNNNNNNNNNNNNNNNNNNNNNNNNNNNNNNNNNNNNNNNNNNNNNNNNNNNNNNNNNNNNNNNNNNNNNNNNNNNNNNNNNNNNNNNNNNNNNNNNNNNNNNNNNNNNNNNNNNNNNNNNNNNNNNNNNNNNNNNNNNNNNNNNNNNNNNNNNNNNNNNNNNNNNNNNNNNNNNNNNNNNNNNNNNNNNNNNNNNNNNNNNNNNNNNNNNNNNNNNNNNNNNNNNNNNNNNNNNNNNNNNNNNNNNNNNNNNNNNNNNNNNNNNNNNNNNNNNNNNNNNNNNNNNNNNNNNNNNNNNNNNNNNNNNNNNNNNNNNNNNNNNNNNNNNNNNNNNNNNNNAATTAATTGCAAAATgaagctttaatgatatgattttaaaaaaaaaacttcaatggaggagctttaatggtggcattgtgttgaagaagaaattgtggggttatggtgatgatgatgatgatattgttgttgtgggcgtaattgatgttattgttgtaattgatgttgttgagtaatggtgatgaagaagaagtttgGGAAGAAGACAATGATGGATGGgggtatgaaataatttttaaaaataaataaatattgtaaattttaaaaaaaagaatataaattatatattaaattattttatacgtGGCAGcttgtaattggtcaaaaaaaatcaaatttgagcCCTTTCACGCGCCTGTGGAGCGTGTGTACACGCAGGgggtcaaaatggtgtgtttgcaacaaaataaagaaaaatcgtGGGATAGTAAGTCGAAGTTAAAGTTTTGATGTCTTTTTGCAAATCTCAAATAAGATCAATGgggtaattatatattttctccaaataaaataagaaaaagatgtATCAATAGATGCGAGTTCAATTCTCATTGCTTATAATTTATATGCATTAGATTACATATATGCACCCactaatatatttataattatcaaaactaataaaagaaaatgcagtTAATTTTCCCTTTTCTCTCTTGCATCATTGGAGTCTTTTCCTATCAATTGATTAACTTTAGAGGCCTCATCATGACATTATCTTCATGATCAAGAATCTGcatttaacaagaaaaaaaaataaaaatgaaatcattagataaaaaatataataaatttttgtaGCTGAAAATTCAATATGAACataacaacatgatcatcaaagGTTGTGACGAGATGGATAAGAACCTTTTGCCCTTAATACAAGACCTCGAGTTTGAGCTCTCAGTGTGAAAAAAAATACACAGTAGGAAAGGGTTTTCCTTTTAATAGGCCTTATAGAGTGCAGATTCGGATTAATCGGTGATCTAATACGAACACCAAACACTGAATAAAAATTTAGTGTAtgtgtcattttattttctacccCTCCCCATAACAGCTCCCACCCTTTTTTGCTTTCTCGATGACTCGAACTCACAACCTTCACGTTGAAAGTGAGCCCTCCCGAGGAGCTCCTacccttttttgttttcttggtAACTCGACCTCATAACATTCAAGTTGAAAGTGAGCCCTCCCGAGGAGCTCCTGTCACTTTTTGCTTTCTCGATGACTCGAACTCACAACCTTCACATTGAAAGTGAGCCCTCCCGAGGAGCTCCTACCCCTTTTTACTTTCTTGGTGAGTCGAACTCACAACCTTCCGGTAGAAAGTAAGGGATGCGCAGTTCTCTGTTGTCAATTTAGTGAGTCACATTAAAGATACAAAGTTTGAGGAATAAGAAAGACTTACATGACAATGGTAGACATAGCCAGGCTCAGCTGTTGCATCAAATGGATATGATTCATTTGAATGTATGAAAGAAAACTTCACAAGTATTTTTGTGACATGTCCAGGCATCATTTTGTACACATTTTTCCACCCTTTCTCATGAAGAACCACCTCTTTCTTCTTCCCAATTGAATACTTGTCAACTTTGCACTTGATTGCATCATTCAACTTCAACATACAACCTTTAAACTCTTCAACATTCACCAATTCTCTTTGTTCCAACACAACAAATAGACCTAAATGTATGTGCATTGGGTGATTGTCCTCAGTTAGATTGATTACGTTCCATATCTCACTAGTTCCAACTCTTGGTGTCTCAGTCACGGGCGCCTCGAATGTTTTCCCATTGATGTATAGATGTGTAGGCTCATCTATGTCACTAGCATACTCGTAAAAGGCAATGTACCTTGTATTCGAGGCGGCCTCTGATACATCCGGAGATGGATATTTGATCAAATTCCGAGGAATATTCGCTGTGTCAACCTGGCGATGTGGGTTGATGACGAACTTCATGACCTTACTGTTTTCTTCGTTTACAGGATCCCCAGACGGGTAAGGATAAGGTGCATCATTGGCTAAGATCGCGGAATGTGACTCTGACTTTGAAAAGTCTGCAATCACATCAGCTATCTCTGAAGGAGCTAATAACAGTTCACGAAGCTCAACTGGAGTTTCGTGATAGGCTGAGTCAGACGCCACATGGATAAACGTCATGTTATTGGTAAAGAAAAATCTGAAGAACCTGGCGTTACTTGCATTGATGATCCTGAAACGATACTTCCTTCTTTTTACCTTCATGTAAGGCCACGCTTTGCCATTCACTATGATCGCGTCACCAAAGTACTCAGGTTGCCACTGAGGATGTATACAAGGATTATTCCCCGTAGAGTTCATGTAAATCGAACCATCTGGCTTAAAAGCGCGGTCAAAAACTACCAATGGACGGTCATACTCTTCACCATATAACAATCCCAATGGACCCTCTACGTTCGGTTGTTGAATGACATAGGC of the Capsicum annuum cultivar UCD-10X-F1 chromosome 11, UCD10Xv1.1, whole genome shotgun sequence genome contains:
- the LOC107852853 gene encoding multicopper oxidase LPR1 codes for the protein MMKKMLFLVYIIFLEIILIASTMAKFDEVMSPTKLKMFVDELPDMPRIKSYDIINGVHVPKSFNIGMYHKKWKFHRDLPATSVFAYGTSRYTATVPGPTIEAVHRVDSYITWQNHLPSKHILPWDPTIPTATPKNGIPTVVHLHGGIDEPQSDGHSEAWFTQRFQNHGPKWSKKRYHYHNVQHPGTMWYHDHAMGLTRVNILAGLMGAYVIQQPNVEGPLGLLYGEEYDRPLVVFDRAFKPDGSIYMNSTGNNPCIHPQWQPEYFGDAIIVNGKAWPYMKVKRRKYRFRIINASNARFFRFFFTNNMTFIHVASDSAYHETPVELRELLLAPSEIADVIADFSKSESHSAILANDAPYPYPSGDPVNEENSKVMKFVINPHRQVDTANIPRNLIKYPSPDVSEAASNTRYIAFYEYASDIDEPTHLYINGKTFEAPVTETPRVGTSEIWNVINLTEDNHPMHIHLGLFVVLEQRELVNVEEFKGCMLKLNDAIKCKVDKYSIGKKKEVVLHEKGWKNVYKMMPGHVTKILVKFSFIHSNESYPFDATAEPGYVYHCHILDHEDNVMMRPLKLIN